A window from Chaetodon trifascialis isolate fChaTrf1 chromosome 5, fChaTrf1.hap1, whole genome shotgun sequence encodes these proteins:
- the LOC139331726 gene encoding protocadherin beta-16-like, which produces MDYSFVEMRLDCTDKTMKRQVLLLIFVVSLTAVFGQVSYSIPEEMEKGSLVCNLAQDLGLDFKRLKSGRARLHSGDSAEYIELNRERGVLLIKERIDRETLCGETTPCALHLQMILENPMELFRITVEITDINDNAPSFASSEKRFEISESAVIGSKFVLDQAVDADIGTNDLQSYSLNPTNNFALKLENQADGSKKVEMVLQKPLDREHQEQISLLLTAVDGGQPRMSGTMQITVNVLDANDNAPVFTQSVYKATITENSQRGTSVITVSASDKDGGSNGEISYAISNSKRRLSDLFQIDRKTGEVILIGEIDYEKVKLFQINIEAIDNGGLSDSSKILIDVTDVNDNGPQLKILSKSDSILEDSPENTVIAMLSVNDPDSERNGEVKCKINDDIPFKIQNTMNGFYSLVTEVALDREVASQYNITVTCSDEGVPSLSSSVTLTLQISDVNDNAPVFEMSSYEAYIVENNTPGLSIFTVKATDADWNQNARVSYILEDSSVNGVPVSSYVSVSADSGVIHAVRSFDYEQIKDFHFRVKAQDGGSPPLSSNVTVKIMIQDQNDNPPQVLYPVQTGGSVVAEMVPRSADVGYLVTKVVAVDVDSGQNAWLSYKLQKATDRALFEVGLQNGEIRTIRQVTDKDAVKQRLTVIVEDNGQPSRSATVIVNVAVADSFPEVLSEFTDFPHDKEYNDNLTFYLVLALAVVSFLFITCLVVIISVKIYRWRQSRVLYHSSLPVIPYYPPRYSDTLGTGTLPHVYNYEVCRTTDSRKSDCKFGRAGSQNVLIMDPSSTGTMQRLQSEKSILDEPDSPLEISDVNDNAPVFERSSYEAYIVENNTPGLSIFTVKATDADWNQNARVSYILEDSSVNGVPVSSYVSVSADSGVIHAVRSFDYEQIKDFHFRVKAQDGGSPPLSSNVTVKIMIQDQNDNPPQVLYPVQTGGSVVAEMVPRSADVGYLNGEIRTIRQVTDKDAVKQRLTVIVEDNGQPSRSATVIVNVAVADSFPEVLSEFTDFPHDKEYNDNLTFYLVLALAVVSFLFITCLVVIISVKIYRWRQSRVLYHSSLPVIPYYPPRYSDTLGTGTLPHVYNYEVCRTTDSRKSDCKFGRAGSQNVLIMDPSSTGTMQRLQSEKSILDEPDSPLEVRMIQF; this is translated from the exons ATGGATTACAGTTTTGTTGAAATGAGACTGGACTGCACCGACAAAACAATGAAACGGCAAGTACTGTTACTCATCTTCGTCGTCTCTCTCACGGCGGTGTTCGGGCAGGTCAGCTACTCCATTCctgaggaaatggagaaaggTTCATTGGTCTGTAATTTAGCTCAGGATTTAGGTTTGGATTTTAAAAGGCTGAAATCGGGTAGAGCTCGTCTTCATTCGGGAGACAGTGCAGAATATATCGAGCTGAATAGAGAGAGGGGCGTCCTCCTAATCAAAGAGAGAATAGACAGAGAAACGTTGTGTGGGGAAACGACGCCCTGTGCTTTACACTTACAGATGATTTTGGAAAACCCGATGGAGTTGTTTCGCATAACAGTAGAAATCACAGACATAAACGACAACGCTCCCAGCTTTGCGTCGAGCGAGAAACGTTTTGAAATCAGCGAGTCAGCAGTCATTGGGTCTAAATTTGTATTGGACCAAGCTGTCGATGCCGACATTGGTACAAATGATCTCCAAAGCTACTCGCTTAATCCAACAAATAACTTTGCATTGAAATTAGAGAATCAAGCGGACGGAAGCAAAAAGGTGGAGATGGTTCTGCAGAAGCCTCTCGATCGAGAGCACCAGGAGCAGATATCACTGTTATTAACAGCCGTAGATGGCGGACAGCCGCGTATGTCAGGTACAATGCAGATAACTGTCAACGTGTTGGATGCAAACGACAATGCACCGGTTTTCACTCAGTCCGTATACAAAGCAACAATAACCGAGAATTCCCAGAGGGGAACCAGCGTTATAACCGTTAGCGCCTCTGACAAAGACGGAGGCTCGAATGGAGAAATATCATACGCCATTTCAAATAGCAAGCGCCGTTTATCTGACCTATTTCAGATCGATAGAAAAACAGGAGAGGTTATCTTAATCGGTGAAATAGATTATGAAAAAGTGAAGCTCTTCCAAATTAATATTGAAGCTATAGATAATGGAGGGCTCTCTGATTCCAGTAAGATCCTAATTGATGTTACAGATGTAAATGACAACGGCCCTCAGTTGAAGATACTCTCTAAATCAGACTCAATTTTAGAAGACTCACCTGAGAATACTGTCATTGCTATGCTAAGCGTAAATGACCCTGACTCTGAGAGGAATGGAGAGGTGAAGTGCAAAATTAATGATGACATACCTTTTAAAATACAGAACACAATGAATGGATTTTATAGCTTAGTGACAGAAGTAGCCTTAGACAGAGAGGTCGCGTCTCAATataacatcactgtgacctgctctgatgaaggagtgccctccctctccagcagcgTCACTCTCACCTTACAGATCTCTGATGTCAATGACAACGCGCCTGTCTTTGAGATGAGCTCATATGAGGCCTACATTGTAGAAAACAACACACCAGGTCTCTCTATATTCACAGTCAAAGCCACAGACGCTGACTGGAACCAGAATGCGCGTGTTTCTTACATCCTGGAGGACTCCTCTGTTAACGGAGTGCCAGTCTCCTCATATGTGTCGGTCAGTGCTGATAGTGGAGTCATCCATGCAGTGCGCTCTTTCGACTACGAGCAGATCAAAGATTTCCACTTCCGCGTCAAAGCGCAGGATGgaggctctcctccactcagcagcaacgtgacagtgaaaataatgatccAGGATCAGAACGACAACCCCCCTCAGGTGCTGTACCCAGTCCagactggtggctctgtggtggctgagatggtgcctcgttcagcagatgtgggctatctggtgaccaaagtggtggctgttgatgtggactctggacagaatgcctggctctcctataaactgcagaaagccacagacagggcgctgtttgaagtgggcttacagaatggagaaataagaacgatccgccaagtgactgataaagatgcagtcaaacaaagactgactgttatAGTGGAGGACAACGGGCAGCCCTCTCGTTCAGCTACAGTCATTGTTAACGTGGCGGTGGCGGACAGCTTCCCTGAAGTGCTGTCggagttcactgactttcctCACGACAAAGAGTACAATGACAATCTGACTTTTTACTTGGtgctggctttggctgtggtttccttcctcttcatcacgtgtttggtggttattatatcagtgaaaatctacagatggagacagtctcGCGTCCTGTATCACTCCAGTCTGCCTGTCATTCCATATTATCCACCACGTTACTCAGACACTTTGGGGACAGGGACTCTCCCACACGTGTACAATTACGAGGTGTGCAGGACGACTGACTCCAGAAAGAGTGACTGTAAGTTCGGCAGAGCTGGTAGTCAGAACGTGCTGATAATGGACCCCAGTTCAACAGGGAcgatgcagcggctgcagagtgagaagagcATCCTGGATGAACCAGACTCTCCTCTAGAG ATCTCTGATGTCAATGACAACGCGCCTGTCTTTGAGAGGAGCTCATATGAGGCCTACATTGTAGAAAACAACACACCAGGACTCTCTATATTCACAGTCAAAGCCACAGACGCTGACTGGAACCAGAATGCGCGTGTTTCTTACATCCTGGAGGACTCCTCTGTTAACGGAGTGCCAGTCTCCTCATATGTGTCGGTCAGTGCTGATAGTGGAGTCATCCATGCAGTGCGCTCTTTCGACTACGAGCAGATCAAAGATTTCCACTTCCGCGTCAAAGCGCAGGATGgaggctctcctccactcagcagcaacgtgacagtCAAAATAATGATCCAGGACCAGAACGACAACCCCCCTCAGGTGCTGTACCCAGTCCagactggtggctctgtggtggctgaaatggtgcctcgttcagcagatgtgggctatctg aatggagaaataagaacgatccgccaagtgactgataaagatgcagtcaaacaaagactgactgttatAGTGGAGGACAACGGGCAGCCCTCTCGTTCAGCTACAGTCATTGTTAACGTGGCGGTGGCGGACAGCTTCCCTGAAGTGCTGTCggagttcactgactttcctCACGACAAGGAGTACAATGACAATCTGACTTTTTACTTGGtgctggctttggctgtggtttccttcctcttcatcacgtgtttggtggttattatatcagtgaaaatctacagatggagacagtctcGCGTCCTGTATCACTCCAGTCTGCCTGTGATTCCATATTATCCACCACGTTACTCAGACACTTTGGGGACAGGGACTCTCCCACACGTGTACAATTACGAGGTGTGCAGGACGACTGACTCCAGAAAGAGTGACTGTAAGTTCGGCAGAGCTGGTAGTCAGAACGTGCTGATAATGGACCCCAGTTCAACAGGGAcgatgcagcggctgcagagtgagaagagcATCCTGGATGAACCAGACTCTCCTCTAGAGGTTAGAATGATACAATTCTGA
- the LOC139331604 gene encoding protocadherin beta-16-like — MRRQVLLFFSVLSLNSVLGQVSYSIPEEMPKGSVVGNIAQDLGLDVKRLHAGKARVHTEDSTEYINLNKEKGLLVIKERIDREALCGQTTPCALHFQIALENPIEIFPITVEITDINDNPPVFEKEERRFEISESAVIGSKFMLEKAIDPDIGLNGLQSYTLKPNDNFKLKLHSQSDGGKKVEMILQKPLDREKQEFASLLLTAVDGGEPQRSGTMQIHITVLDVNDNAPVFTQNIYKASVKENSVTGTLITEVSASDADKGSNGEVSYVIGNSMRSISKLFNVTEDGRLILNGPIDYEKAKKYEIDIEAVDRGGLSDSSKVVIDVGDINDNSPVIKIISSSNSIGEDSRSNTVVAVMTVKDPDSEENGKVQCSINKNIPFTITSTSSNFYSLVTDSDLDRERASEYNITVTCSDEGVPSLSSSVTLTLQISDVNDNAPVFERSSYEAYIVENNTPGLSIFTVKATDADWNQNARVSYILEDSSVNGVPVSSYVSVSADSGVIHAVRSFDYEQIKDFHFRIKAQDGGSPPLSSNVTVKIMIQDQNDNPPQVLYPVQTGGSVVAEMVPRSADVGYLVTKVVAVDVDSGQNAWLSYKLQKATDRALFEVGLQNGEIRTIRQVTDKDAVKQRLTVIVEDNGQPSRSATVIVNVAVADSFPEVLSEFTDFPHDKEYNDKLTFYLVLALAVVSFLFITCLVVIISVKIYRWRQSRVLYHSSLPVIPYYPPRYSDTLGTGTLPHVYNYEVCRTTDSRKSDCKFGRAGSQNVLIMDPSSTGTMQRLQSEKSILDEPDSPLEVRKVLHHTCPP; from the coding sequence ATGAGACGGCAagtactgttgtttttctcgGTCCTCAGTCTCAATTCAGTGCTCGGCCAGGTCAGCTACTCTATTCCCGAAGAAATGCCCAAAGGCTCTGTGGTCGGTAACATAGCTCAGGATCTAGGTTTAGATGTGAAACGACTACATGCGGGTAAAGCTCGCGTCCACACTGAAGACAGTACAGAATACATTAATCTTAACAAGGAAAAAGGACTCCTCGTTATCAAAGAGAGAATCGACCGCGAAGCTCTCTGTGGCCAGACAACGCCTTGCGCTTTGCATTTTCAGATTGCCTTAGAAAACCCAATAGAAATATTCCCGATTACTGTCGAAATCACAGATATCAATGACAACCCCCCCGTATTtgaaaaggaagagaggaggtTTGAAATCAGCGAGTCCGCAGTCATCGGCTCTAAGTTCATGCTGGAGAAAGCGATAGACCCTGACATCGGACTGAATGGTCTTCAGAGCTATACACTGAAGCCCAATGATAACTTTAAGCTTAAATTGCATAGTCAGTCTGATGGCGGTAAAAAGGTGGAAATGATTTTACAGAAACCTCTGGATAGAGAGAAACAGGAGTTTGCATCATTGCTGTTAACGGCTGTAGATGGAGGAGAACCGCAGAGGTCTGGGACGATGCAGattcatattactgttttaGACGTTAATGACAACGCTCCTGTTTTTACGCAAAACATTTACAAAGCGAGCGTAAAAGAAAACTCCGTCACGGGAACACTCATTACAGAGGTGAGTGCTTCCGATGCAGACAAAGGCTCGAATGGAGAGGTTAGCTACGTGATAGGAAACAGCATGAGGAGCATTTCAAAATTATTCAACGTTACTGAAGATGGCCGTCTTATATTAAATGGGCCTATCGATTATGAAAAAGCCAAAAAGTATGAGATTGATATAGAGGCAGTGGACCGAGGCGGTTTATCTGATTCGAGCAAAGTGGTCATTGATGTCGGTGACATTAATGACAACAGTCCCGTTATTAAAATTATTTCGTCATCAAATTCAATTGGAGAAGACTCTCGTTCCAACACAGTGGTAGCTGTAATGACTGTAAAGGATCCTGATTCGGAGGAAAACGGGAAGGTCCAATGTTCAATTAATAAGAATATACCATTTACAATCACATCTACATCTAGTAATTTCTATAGTTTAGTGACAGACAGTGatttagacagagagagagcctcTGAGTataacatcactgtgacctgctctgatgaaggagtgccctccctctccagcagcgTCACTCTCACCTTACAGATCTCTGATGTCAATGACAACGCGCCTGTCTTTGAAAGGAGTTCATATGAGGCCTACATTGTAGAAAACAACACACCAGGTCTCTCTATATTCACAGTCAAAGCCACAGACGCTGACTGGAACCAGAATGCGCGTGTTTCTTACATCCTGGAGGACTCCTCTGTTAACGGAGTGCCAGTCTCCTCATATGTGTCGGTCAGTGCTGATAGTGGAGTCATCCATGCAGTGCGCTCTTTCGACTACGAGCAGATCAAAGATTTCCACTTCCGCATCAAAGCGCAGGATGgaggctctcctccactcagcagcaacgtgacagtCAAAATAATGATCCAGGACCAGAACGACAATCCTCCTCAGGTGCTGTACCCAGTCCagactggtggctctgtggtggctgaaatggtgcctcgttcagcagatgtgggctatctggtgaccaaagtggtggctgttgatgtggactctggacagaatgcctggctctcctacaaactgcagaaagccacagacagggcgctgtttgaagtgggcttacagaatggagaaataagaacgatccgccaagtgactgataaagatgcagtcaaacaaagactgactgttatAGTGGAGGACAACGGGCAGCCCTCTCGTTCAGCTACAGTCATTGTTAACGTGGCGGTGGCGGACAGCTTCCCTGAAGTGCTGTCggagttcactgactttccaCACGACAAGGAGTACAATGACAAGCTGACTTTTTACTTGGtgctggctttggctgtggtttccttcctcttcatcacgtgtttggtggttattatatcagtgaaaatctacagatggagacagtctcGCGTCCTGTATCACTCCAGTCTGCCTGTGATTCCATATTATCCACCACGTTACTCAGACACTTTGGGGACAGGGACTCTCCCACATGTGTACAATTACGAGGTGTGCAGGACGACTGACTCCAGAAAGAGTGACTGTAAGTTCGGCAGAGCTGGTAGTCAGAACGTGCTGATAATGGACCCCAGTTCAACAGGGAcgatgcagcggctgcagagtgagaagagcATCCTGGATGAACCAGACTCTCCTCTAGAGGTTAGAAAGGTGTTGCATCACACATGCCCCCCATAA
- the LOC139331603 gene encoding protocadherin gamma-A7-like has protein sequence MRRQVLLFISILSLRSVFAQVSYSIPEEMAKGSLVGNIAQDLGLDIKRLKLGNARVYSGDSREYIELNNERGVLLIKERIDREALCGDTTPCAVHFQIVLENPMEFYSVTIMIQDQNDNPPQVLYPVQTGGSVVAEMVPRSADVGYLVTKVVAVDVDSGQNAWLSYKLQKATDRALFEVGLQNGEIRTIRQVTDKDAVKQRLTVIVEDNGQPSRSATVIVNVAVADSFPEVLSEFTDFPHDKEYNDNLTFYLVLALAVVSFLFITCLVVIISVKIYRWRQSRVLYHSSLPVIPYYPPRYSDTLGTGTLPHVYNYEVCRTTDSRKSDCKFGRAGSQNVLIMDPSSTGTMQRLQSEKSILDEPDSPLEVRKVLHHTCPP, from the exons ATGAGACGGCAAGTACTGTTGTTTATTTCGATCCTCTCCCTTCGTTCAGTCTTCGCACAGGTCAGCTACTCTATTCCGGAGGAAATGGCGAAAGGCTCATTAGTTGGTAATATAGCTCAGGATTTAGGTTTAGACATTAAACGACTGAAGTTGGGTAACGCTCGCGTTTATTCTGGTGATAGCAGAGAATACATCGAGCTCAATAACGAAAGAGGAGTCCTCCTTATCAAAGAGAGAATAGACAGAGAAGCGTTGTGTGGCGATACGACACCGTGTGCTGTGCATTTTCAGATTGTTTTAGAGAATCCTATGGAATTTTACAGTGTAAC aataatgatccAGGACCAGAACGACAACCCCCCTCAGGTGCTGTACCCAGTCCagactggtggctctgtggtggctgaaatggtgcctcgttcagcagatgtgggctatctggtgaccaaagtggtggctgttgatgtggactctggacagaatgcctggctctcctataaactgcagaaagccacagacagggcgctgtttgaagtgggcttacagaatggagaaataagaacgatccgccaagtgactgataaagatgcagtcaaacaaagactgactgttatAGTGGAGGACAACGGGCAGCCCTCTCGTTCAGCTACAGTCATTGTTAACGTGGCGGTGGCGGACAGCTTCCCTGAAGTGCTGTCggagttcactgactttccaCACGACAAGGAGTACAATGACAATCTGACTTTTTACTTGGtgctggctttggctgtggtttccttcctcttcatcacgtgtttggtggttattatatcagtgaaaatctacagatggagacagtctcGCGTCCTGTATCACTCCAGTCTGCCTGTGATTCCATATTATCCACCACGTTACTCAGACACTTTGGGGACAGGGACTCTCCCACACGTGTACAATTACGAGGTGTGCAGGACGACTGACTCCAGAAAGAGTGACTGTAAGTTCGGCAGAGCTGGTAGTCAGAACGTGCTGATAATGGACCCCAGTTCAACAGGGAcgatgcagcggctgcagagtgagaagagcATCCTGGATGAACCAGACTCTCCTCTAGAGGTTAGAAAGGTGTTGCATCACACATGCCCCCCATAA